The DNA region GCATAAGTGGCAACAGTAACCAACAGCGTATTGATAATCACCGCTGCCAATCCCAACGGAGCAATCAGCAGGATAATTAAGGTGATGCCGCCGTTAATCGTTGAAACCAAAAGGGTACGCACCCTAGTAGCGCGAGGAGAAATGTACATAAGTAAGATAAAAGGTAAAAAAAATGATGATTCCTTGACCGTTAAAATTCAGGGCAAACTCTCACAAGCTCTGCCATCTTTGTTCTTATCCAATTTGTGCGGGTCATTGGGAAAAGCATCCAGCACCGCCTGTGCTTGAGTTTGTGTGTTAAAATCGCTGCAATTACAGTCTTTTTGAACGCAATCAGGTAATTTTTCCGTTGAAGTATTCGGTGAATCTGTTGCCGACGTTTTTGCTTTTTTTGCCAATTTAGGCGCTGTCGTTCCTGCACTTTTAACGGTAGGAGTGGTAATGGGGGTTGAAGTCTCTTGAGGTTGAGTTACTTCAGACTTCTTTCGAGAATTAGAGGGTGATTTAAACTCTTGAGAAGTACACTGAAAGTTAATGGTTGTCCCCAAAAACAAAACTAGGGCAAAACTTCGTAACATTAAGCAATCCTCCTAAAAATTCCTCCAGATAGAGCCGCCGAATTCTGCACAATAAACGGCAACCGGACAGCAGGTGATACCTCTAAAGCCGGAACCTTAGAAGAATCAGGCTTCATTCTTCTGCCTTAGATGGGTTTCCTTACTAATTCAGTGAAAATTTTCCCTTCTCGTGACAAGCTTTTCCAAAAAAAACGCCGTTCACGATGAACGACGCACTTTCCTTAAGCTTAGAAAAATCAGCTATCTGAATTCCATTAGTTTGTAGCTTTTATCCTGGAACG from Microcoleus sp. AS-A8 includes:
- a CDS encoding excalibur calcium-binding domain-containing protein, with product MLRSFALVLFLGTTINFQCTSQEFKSPSNSRKKSEVTQPQETSTPITTPTVKSAGTTAPKLAKKAKTSATDSPNTSTEKLPDCVQKDCNCSDFNTQTQAQAVLDAFPNDPHKLDKNKDGRACESLP
- the csx18 gene encoding CRISPR-associated protein Csx18, giving the protein MYISPRATRVRTLLVSTINGGITLIILLIAPLGLAAVIINTLLVTVATYAVSSVADRVIAWLLPPTQAELLSQSNLDSMSLRRQQRLESLMERRRQ